The Paenibacillus sp. MBLB1832 genome has a window encoding:
- the fliF gene encoding flagellar basal-body MS-ring/collar protein FliF, which translates to MNENLLQYWEKVKQYWNRFNRTNKIIIIATVLLLILTAAIISINLSKTEYSLAFTDLQPSDAAAIKSYLDTSKIPYHLSADGKSIEVATNEVANVKLGVESQGLNKNGSLGFGEFSDSSKFGITDNEFKVKYINAVQGELQQLINGIQAISSSKVNVSLPEEGPFLKQQAEKASVSVVLKVKPGYVLDQSKVDTIYNLVSHSVKNLPLENITISDQNGQSLNSSKNDGNTSSNVSSSQAEINKQFRSELQKNITSMLGTMFGSDKVSVSVFATMNFDQKKSKEDFFTAPNAADQKGLERSLAEASESYTNNGADSGGVPGTGESDVPGYPGSSNSGKSNSEKTSKTINYELNHITNDIISQQYVVKDLNINVGIEPPVKDDPNSLTAETKTAIQNALVNIVRTALADNKTTYTDEELQKRVTVLAHAFARPTDTSATKTTTYLTYGGLALAALAIGAIAGFAIRKRRRATQLLAEQELQMSTAKPELPTVDIENVTNDNQVRKQLETLAKKRPEDFVNLLRTWLVDE; encoded by the coding sequence GTGAACGAGAACCTGCTCCAGTACTGGGAAAAGGTGAAGCAATACTGGAATCGTTTTAATCGAACGAACAAAATTATAATTATAGCTACCGTGCTATTACTAATACTAACTGCCGCAATCATCAGTATTAATTTATCAAAAACGGAATATTCACTCGCATTTACAGATCTGCAGCCAAGTGATGCTGCTGCGATTAAATCTTATCTTGATACGTCAAAAATTCCTTACCATCTAAGTGCAGATGGAAAAAGTATAGAAGTGGCAACGAACGAAGTCGCGAATGTTAAGCTGGGGGTTGAATCTCAAGGCTTAAATAAGAATGGATCACTTGGTTTTGGTGAATTTAGCGACAGCAGTAAATTCGGTATAACAGATAACGAGTTTAAAGTGAAATATATTAATGCAGTTCAAGGCGAGCTGCAACAGTTGATTAATGGCATCCAAGCCATTTCAAGTTCAAAGGTTAACGTTTCTCTTCCTGAAGAAGGCCCCTTTTTAAAACAGCAAGCTGAAAAAGCTTCAGTATCTGTTGTTTTGAAAGTGAAACCAGGCTATGTCCTTGATCAATCAAAGGTTGATACAATTTATAATTTAGTCTCACATAGCGTTAAGAACTTACCGTTAGAGAATATTACAATTTCCGATCAAAATGGTCAGAGTCTAAATTCGTCGAAAAATGACGGTAACACATCGTCGAATGTTTCTTCGAGTCAAGCTGAGATTAATAAGCAATTCCGTAGTGAATTGCAGAAGAACATTACCTCGATGTTGGGTACGATGTTTGGATCAGATAAAGTGAGTGTCAGCGTGTTTGCAACGATGAATTTTGATCAGAAGAAATCCAAAGAGGATTTTTTTACAGCTCCAAATGCAGCTGATCAAAAAGGTTTAGAACGCTCCTTGGCAGAAGCCAGTGAGTCTTATACGAATAACGGTGCGGATTCTGGCGGCGTTCCTGGTACTGGTGAATCCGATGTTCCAGGTTACCCAGGTTCATCTAATTCAGGGAAATCCAACTCGGAGAAAACGAGTAAGACAATTAATTATGAACTGAATCACATTACGAACGATATTATTTCACAACAATATGTTGTCAAGGACTTAAATATCAATGTTGGCATTGAGCCACCTGTGAAAGACGATCCTAATTCATTGACAGCTGAGACCAAAACGGCCATTCAGAATGCCTTGGTGAACATTGTTAGAACAGCACTAGCAGATAACAAAACAACGTATACAGATGAAGAATTACAGAAGAGAGTCACCGTACTTGCCCATGCCTTTGCTAGGCCGACAGATACAAGTGCTACGAAAACGACGACATATCTGACATACGGTGGTTTAGCACTCGCTGCACTTGCCATTGGTGCCATTGCTGGCTTTGCTATACGGAAGCGCAGAAGAGCAACGCAATTGTTGGCAGAACAAGAGTTGCAAATGTCAACTGCGAAACCTGAACTTCCTACTGTTGATATCGAAAATGTTACGAATGACAATCAAGTGCGAAAGCAGCTTGAGACGCTTGCCAAAAAGCGCCCAGAAGATTTCGTCAATCTGCTTCGTACTTGGTTAGTAGATGAATAG
- the fliG gene encoding flagellar motor switch protein FliG produces MARASMQGLTGRQKAAILLISLGPEVSAQIFKHLREEEIEQLTLEIANVRKVDSLEKDAILAEFHQICLAQEFISQGGIAYAKDILEKALGSQKALDIINRLTATLQVRPFDFARKADPAQILNFIQNENSQTIALVLSYLQAEQASIILSSLPQEKQADVAKRIALMDSTSPEVISQVERVLEQKLSSTVTQDYTNAGGIASIVQILNGVDRGTERTILDSLEIQDPELAEEIKKRMFVFEDIVNIDNRSIQRIIRDIENADLQLALKVASEEVRDVLFKNMSKRMAETFKEEMEFMGPVRLRDVEEAQTRIVATIRRLEESGEIIIARGGGDDIIV; encoded by the coding sequence ATGGCCAGAGCCAGTATGCAAGGGTTAACAGGACGACAAAAGGCTGCTATTCTTTTGATCAGCTTAGGCCCCGAGGTTTCTGCACAAATCTTCAAGCATTTGCGGGAAGAGGAGATTGAGCAGTTAACGCTAGAAATTGCGAATGTACGAAAAGTTGATTCTTTAGAGAAGGATGCCATCTTGGCAGAGTTCCATCAAATTTGTTTAGCTCAAGAGTTTATCTCGCAAGGCGGTATTGCTTACGCGAAAGATATTTTGGAGAAAGCACTCGGCTCTCAGAAGGCACTGGATATTATTAATCGCTTGACGGCCACACTTCAAGTTCGACCATTCGATTTTGCTAGGAAAGCAGATCCTGCACAAATTCTCAACTTTATTCAAAATGAAAATTCTCAAACGATCGCGCTTGTTCTTTCCTATTTGCAAGCTGAACAAGCATCCATCATTCTGTCGTCGCTTCCTCAAGAGAAGCAGGCCGATGTGGCTAAACGGATTGCATTGATGGATAGTACCTCGCCAGAGGTTATCTCTCAAGTTGAGCGTGTATTAGAACAGAAATTGTCTTCAACAGTTACGCAGGATTACACAAATGCTGGTGGTATTGCTTCCATCGTACAGATTTTGAATGGTGTAGACCGTGGAACGGAACGTACCATTCTAGATTCCTTGGAAATTCAAGATCCCGAGCTTGCTGAAGAAATCAAGAAACGGATGTTCGTCTTTGAGGATATTGTCAATATTGACAATCGTTCAATTCAACGAATCATTCGTGATATCGAAAATGCTGATTTGCAGCTTGCGCTTAAAGTTGCCAGTGAAGAAGTACGTGATGTCTTATTCAAGAACATGTCCAAACGTATGGCAGAAACGTTCAAAGAAGAAATGGAATTCATGGGGCCTGTGCGTTTGCGTGACGTAGAAGAAGCACAAACCCGCATCGTTGCGACCATTCGTCGCTTAGAGGAATCAGGTGAAATCATTATCGCGCGCGGTGGAGGAGATGATATTATTGTCTAA
- a CDS encoding FliH/SctL family protein, producing MSNVIKSFAYYPLEDKKLVENLLPQSETADDDSNGLTEEMQQEIHDAHLLKNQIIQDAEAFASDQIDQAMRECAQLREQTQAEIKQWWDGKRVEDAEHVQLSRQNGYEEGYQQGVAHAEEEIRNEYGNMLTEARQILEQSYKLKQQIIQESEPFLIELSTSIAEKIIGRQLSLEPTWVTELIQKVLARRREKGIITLCVSPSQFAYVQDAREELVTSIDSQAELEIIPDSSVQDQGCVIRSSYGSIDARIDTQLKEIKSALQQVAIQSEESD from the coding sequence TTGTCTAATGTCATTAAATCATTCGCTTATTATCCTCTTGAAGATAAAAAACTTGTTGAAAATCTATTGCCACAGTCAGAAACGGCCGACGATGACAGTAATGGGCTAACGGAAGAAATGCAGCAAGAAATTCATGATGCTCACTTATTAAAGAATCAAATTATCCAGGATGCGGAAGCTTTTGCAAGTGATCAAATTGATCAAGCGATGAGAGAATGTGCGCAGCTACGTGAACAGACGCAAGCCGAAATCAAGCAATGGTGGGATGGCAAGCGTGTGGAGGATGCTGAACATGTTCAACTTTCTCGACAAAATGGATATGAAGAAGGTTATCAGCAAGGTGTAGCACATGCCGAAGAAGAGATCCGCAATGAATATGGTAACATGTTGACGGAAGCCAGACAGATTCTGGAGCAATCTTACAAGCTGAAGCAACAAATCATTCAAGAATCCGAACCATTTCTCATTGAGCTGAGCACTTCCATTGCTGAGAAAATTATTGGCCGACAACTTTCTCTGGAACCAACTTGGGTCACTGAGCTTATCCAGAAAGTGCTTGCACGTCGACGAGAGAAAGGCATTATCACCTTATGTGTATCGCCTTCACAATTCGCTTATGTACAAGACGCTAGGGAAGAGCTAGTTACTTCAATTGATTCCCAAGCAGAGCTAGAGATTATTCCCGATTCTTCGGTGCAAGATCAAGGCTGTGTAATTCGCTCCTCTTACGGAAGTATTGACGCAAGAATTGATACGCAGTTGAAGGAAATTAAGTCTGCGTTACAACAAGTTGCCATACAAAGTGAGGAATCAGACTAA
- the fliI gene encoding flagellar protein export ATPase FliI: MRSSLPKVDKYLEQLHTIDPIRVNGKVTQVIGLTVESEGPDVSIGDLCYIYPHKSNKPLKAEVVGFRSNKVVLMPLGDLDAIGPGCDVVGTGKPLTVQVGHELLGKVLDGLGQPLDGSFLPSRMAQYSTNNAPSNPLTRPRVLHPISVGVRCIDGLLTIGKGQRVGIFAGSGVGKSTLMGMIARNTSADVNVIALIGERGREVLDFIERDLGPEGLARSVVIVATSDQPALIRIKGAMIATSIAEYFRDRGLNVMMMMDSVTRFAMAQREVGLAVGEPPATRGYTPSVFAMLPRLLERSGTGPKGSITAFYTVLVDGDDMNEPIADAVRGILDGHIVLNRSIANKGHYPAIDVLASVSRVMKEIVPVEHSEAANQLKRLLSIYKDSEDLINIGAYQKGSNPNIDIAMENIDAIWNFTKQKTSEKLTYEEAQAQLIQEFYKG; this comes from the coding sequence ATGCGTTCATCGCTGCCGAAAGTGGATAAATACCTTGAACAATTGCATACCATTGATCCCATCCGTGTGAATGGTAAGGTGACGCAAGTCATTGGCTTAACCGTTGAATCAGAGGGACCCGATGTAAGTATCGGCGATCTTTGTTACATTTATCCGCACAAATCGAACAAGCCTTTGAAAGCAGAGGTCGTTGGTTTTAGGAGTAACAAAGTCGTGCTGATGCCACTTGGCGATCTCGATGCGATTGGGCCTGGTTGTGACGTTGTAGGAACGGGGAAGCCGCTTACTGTACAAGTTGGTCATGAACTGTTAGGCAAGGTGCTGGACGGGTTAGGTCAGCCATTGGATGGTTCATTTTTACCTTCTAGGATGGCACAATACTCGACCAATAATGCGCCCAGTAATCCATTAACACGTCCTCGAGTGCTTCACCCCATCTCAGTCGGTGTCCGTTGTATAGACGGCTTACTGACAATTGGGAAAGGACAGCGTGTAGGTATTTTCGCAGGTTCTGGTGTCGGTAAGAGTACATTAATGGGCATGATTGCCCGAAATACGTCAGCCGATGTCAACGTTATTGCCCTGATCGGAGAGCGAGGCAGAGAGGTATTGGATTTTATCGAACGCGATTTAGGTCCTGAAGGTTTAGCACGATCTGTTGTGATCGTAGCGACTTCGGATCAACCGGCTTTGATTCGGATCAAAGGTGCGATGATCGCCACCAGTATCGCGGAGTATTTCCGTGATCGCGGCTTAAACGTCATGATGATGATGGATTCCGTTACACGTTTTGCCATGGCACAACGGGAAGTTGGTCTAGCTGTTGGTGAACCGCCGGCAACTCGAGGGTATACACCTTCCGTATTTGCCATGCTGCCAAGATTGCTGGAACGGTCAGGAACAGGACCTAAAGGCTCAATTACTGCTTTTTATACCGTTCTCGTTGATGGTGATGATATGAATGAACCAATCGCGGATGCAGTCAGAGGGATTCTGGATGGTCACATCGTCCTAAATCGAAGTATTGCGAACAAGGGGCATTATCCCGCGATTGATGTATTAGCCAGTGTAAGTCGTGTAATGAAAGAAATTGTTCCGGTTGAACATAGCGAAGCAGCTAACCAATTAAAGCGACTTCTCTCTATATATAAAGATTCGGAAGACCTAATCAATATTGGGGCGTACCAAAAGGGATCTAACCCAAATATTGATATCGCGATGGAAAATATCGACGCAATTTGGAATTTTACGAAACAGAAGACAAGTGAAAAGCTGACATATGAAGAGGCTCAAGCACAATTAATCCAAGAATTTTATAAGGGATGA
- the fliJ gene encoding flagellar export protein FliJ, whose protein sequence is MSFRYSFQQIVDLKNNERAQAEWILSEAMGQLRNEETNLHGLFEQKESLHNDMVQASMHSVSISNMLMMQNYMNHVDKQIAKKHQDVRHAQVVVSQKQNHLSEKMIDEKVWTKAREKAHNQFQLMIAKKEQDALDEMATNRYKRVSY, encoded by the coding sequence ATGAGTTTTCGTTACTCTTTCCAGCAAATTGTCGATTTGAAAAATAATGAACGCGCACAAGCAGAATGGATTTTATCTGAAGCAATGGGACAGTTGAGGAATGAAGAAACGAACTTACATGGCCTGTTTGAGCAAAAAGAAAGCTTGCACAACGACATGGTACAAGCCTCCATGCATTCCGTTTCGATTTCCAATATGCTTATGATGCAAAATTACATGAATCATGTGGATAAACAGATTGCCAAAAAGCATCAAGATGTTCGCCATGCACAGGTTGTCGTTTCTCAAAAACAGAATCATCTTTCAGAAAAAATGATTGATGAAAAAGTGTGGACAAAAGCGAGAGAGAAAGCGCACAACCAGTTCCAATTGATGATCGCCAAGAAAGAACAAGACGCACTTGATGAGATGGCGACGAATCGGTATAAAAGGGTTTCGTACTAA
- a CDS encoding MotE family protein encodes MANASVESNSYSALERFLIWFVIPFVFTAVLLFVLLSIFDYDIKSSVQKALHNTPIVGLVVPAPKEKVTETAVGKAPTTEQGLKLKEEEVAKLNAKVNELASALQKSDATTEQKDRALKDAVAKVTELEEKLKDKTQSEEEYNNQITQLANMYAKMSPSKAAPIIEALTPSEMVLVFSRMKSDSRGAILEKMDAGKAAIASIGLKDVVPVRDKEIAALQERLTTNGTKDTKAASSTVSSSDLGQTFANMTPKSAANVLLEMNKSNPNKVLSILSSMDNASRSKLMSALSDANKEIAALITAKLAP; translated from the coding sequence ATGGCCAATGCAAGTGTAGAGAGTAATTCCTATAGCGCACTGGAACGTTTTCTGATCTGGTTTGTCATTCCCTTTGTGTTCACAGCAGTTCTTCTCTTCGTGTTGCTTTCGATCTTTGATTATGACATCAAAAGCAGTGTTCAAAAGGCTTTGCATAATACACCTATTGTTGGGCTTGTGGTTCCAGCACCGAAGGAGAAAGTAACGGAAACAGCTGTTGGAAAGGCACCAACGACAGAGCAGGGCTTGAAGTTGAAGGAAGAAGAGGTTGCGAAGCTCAACGCTAAAGTCAATGAACTTGCTTCTGCCTTACAGAAATCTGATGCAACAACTGAGCAAAAGGATCGTGCATTGAAGGATGCTGTAGCCAAAGTAACAGAGCTGGAAGAGAAGTTGAAGGATAAGACACAATCGGAAGAAGAGTATAACAATCAAATTACCCAACTCGCAAATATGTATGCCAAAATGAGTCCCAGCAAAGCAGCGCCGATTATTGAAGCTTTGACACCTAGCGAAATGGTTCTCGTTTTCTCGAGGATGAAATCCGATAGCCGCGGGGCTATTTTAGAGAAGATGGACGCAGGGAAAGCTGCAATTGCTTCTATCGGCCTCAAAGATGTTGTGCCTGTGCGCGACAAAGAAATTGCCGCATTGCAAGAGCGTTTAACGACTAATGGTACCAAAGATACGAAAGCGGCTTCAAGTACGGTAAGCTCATCCGATCTTGGACAAACATTTGCTAATATGACACCGAAAAGTGCTGCCAATGTATTATTAGAAATGAATAAATCTAATCCCAATAAGGTGTTAAGCATTCTCAGCTCGATGGACAATGCTTCTCGTTCCAAACTCATGTCTGCATTATCCGATGCAAATAAGGAGATAGCTGCGTTAATTACTGCGAAACTGGCACCATAA